The Planctomycetota bacterium sequence AACCTCTTCGCCGCCATCGAGTTCTACCAGGCGGCGGTCGCGGCCGGCATCAAGCCGATCCTCGGCTACGAAGCCTACGTCGCGCCCGGCCGGCGGCAGGACCGGGAAACCCTGCCCGGAAGCCAGGACGCCGGTCACCACCTCGTCCTGCTCGCCGCCGACGAGCGCGGGTACCGCAACCTGCTGCGCCTTGCGACGACCGCTTACCTGGACGGTTTCTATTATCGGCCGCGTATCGATAAGCAGGTCCTGGCGGAACATGCCGAGGGCCTCATCGGCCTGTCGGCGTGCCTCCATGGCGAGGTTCCGCGGCGTCTCCTGGCGGGCGACGAGGACGGCGCCCGCCGGGCCGTCGCCCAATACCGCGAAATCCTCGGGCCCGAAAATTTCTACCTGGAGGTCCAGGACCATGCCATCGAGGACGAACGGCGCGCGCGGCCGATGCTCGTCGGCCTGGCGCGCGAGATGGGCGTCTCCCTGGTCGCGACGAACGACGTGCATTACCTTTCGGTCGACGACACCCGGGCCCACGACGTCCTGTTGTGCATCAACACGGGAAAACTCCTTTCGGACGCGAACCGGATGCGGTACCGGGAGCGGGAGTTTCACCTGAAGACGCACGACGAGATGCAGTCCCGCTTCCCGGACCTGCCGGAGGCCCTCGCCAACACAGTCGAGGTCGCCGGCCGGTGCAACCTCGGGCTCCCGTTCGGCCGGCACCACGCGCCCGTGTATCCGGTCCCGGCGGGCGAAACGCCCGAGTCGATGCTCCGCCGCCTCTGCGAGGAAGGCCTCGAACGGCGCTACGGCAAGGCGACGAAGACCATCCGCGACCAACTCGAACACGAACTCGCCATCATCCAGGCCAAGGGGTTCTCCAGTTATTTCCTCATTGTCTGGGACTTCGTCCGCTACGCGCACGACCGCGGCATACCGTGCGCCGCGCGCGGCAGCGGCGTCGGGTGCCTGGTGGCCTACCTGCTGGGTCTGTCGAGCGTGGACCCGCTCCGGTACGGCCTCCTCTTCGAGCGGTTCATGGACCCCAGCCGAAACGAGATGCCCGACCTGGACATCGACATCTGCCAGGACGGTCGGCAGGAAGTCATCCGCTACGTGCACGAAAAGTACGGCCAGGAGAACGTCGCGCAGATCATCACGTTCGGGACGATGGCGGCGCGGGCGGCGGTGCGCGACGTCGGCCGCGTCCTCGACATGCCCCTCGTGGAAGTCGACCGCATCGCCAAACTCATCCCCGCCCAACTTCACATGACACTCGAGCGGGCGCTGGTGCAAGAGCCGGACCTGGCGCGCCTCGTCGAATCGGACGCGAAGGTCCGCGACCTGATGGACATTGCGCGGCGTCTGGAGGGTCTGGCGCGCCACGCGTCGGTGCACGCGGCGGGCGTGGTGATCGCCGACGCCCCGCTCGTCGGCTACGTCCCCCTCTGCCGGGTCGGCGACGACGTCACCACCCAGTGGGAGATGCACGCCGTCGGACGCGCGGGCCTCCTGAAGATGGACTTCCTGGGCCTCAGGACCCTCTCGACCATCCAGCGGGCCGCGGACCTCGTGCGCGAGCATCGCGGCGTCGAGGTGGACCTCGAACGCATCGGCCTGGAGGACGCGGAGGTGTTCGGCCTGTTCCAGCGCGGCGAGACGAAGGGCATCTTCCAGTTCGAATCCGCCGGCATGCGGGACCTCCTGCAGAAGATCCGGCCGGACAAACTGGAGGACCTGATCGCGGCCAACGCCCTCTACCGCCCCGGCCCGATGATCATGATCGATTCGTACCTGGAGCGCAAGCACGGCCGCGTGACCTACGATTACCCGCATCCGGTGCTGAAGGAGGTCCTGGGAGAGACGTACGGCATCATGGCCTACCAGGAACAGGTGATGCGGATGGCGAACCGCCTGGGCGGCATCCCCCTGGAGCGGGCGTACAAACTCATCAAGGCCATCTCCAAGAAGGACCGCGACGTCATCGAGGCCGAACGCGACGCCTTCCTCGCCGGCGCCCGAAAGCATCGCCTCCGCCCCGGCGTCGCCGAGGAAATCTGGCAACTCATCACGCACTTCGGCGGCTACGGGTTCAATAAGAGCCACTCCGCCCGCTACGCCCAGATCGCCTACCAGACGGCCTACCTGAAGGTCCACTATCCGGTGGAGTTCATGGCCGCCCTTCTGACCTACGAAATGGCCGATACCGACAAGGTCGCCGAATACATCGACGAATGCCGACGCATGGGCATCGAGGTCGCCCCCCCCGACATCAACGAATCGGGCGCCGACTTCACGGTCGTGGGCGATCGGCTCCGGTTCGGCCTGGCGGCCGTCAAGGGCATCGGCGAGCGCGCCGTCGAGGCCATCGAGGTTGCCCGGCGCCAGGTCGGACGATTCCGCTCCCTCTTTCACTTCGCGGAGCACGTGGACCCCTCGGCCGTCAACCGCGCGGTCGCGGACAGCCTCGTCAAATGCGGGGCGTTCGATTCGACCGGCGCGCGGCGAAGCCAACTGGCCGCCGTCTCAGACCGCGCCCTCGCGGCCGGCGCCGCCGCACAGGAGGACCGCCGACGCGGCCAGATGAACTTCTTCGGCCAACTGGCGGCCGATCCCGGCCCCAACGGGGCAGGCGCGCCGGGACACGAGGAACAGGCCCTCCCCGACATCCCCGAATGGCCGGAGGGCCAACTCCTGAAATACGAAAAGGACGTCCTGGGGTTCTACGTGTCGAGCCATCCCCTGGCCGAGCACGAGCCGGTGCTGCGGCACTTCTCGACGGCCTCGACGGCGGACCTCGCGCAGTATTCCGACGGCACGGAGGTGGTCCTCGGCGGCATGATCGGCACGGTCAGGCCCCTGTTCACGAAAAAAGGGCGGAACGCCGGCGCTAAAATGGCCGCCTTCGACTTCGAGGACCTCGCCGGCAAGACCTCCTGCATCATCTTCCCCCAGGATTACGAGAAACACCAGGAACTCGTCCGCAAGGACAGCATCGTCTTTATCCGCGGACAGGTGGACCGCCGACGCGAGGAACCCTCCGTCCGCGTCAGCCAGGTCTTCACCCTGGAGGAAGGCCAGCGCGCGCTCACCCAGGCCGTCGTCATCCGTTTGCACGAGGTCGGGTTGGATGATGCACTGATGGAAAATCTTCGAAGACCACCTGGTCCTGACGGCCAACGGCTCCGGCCACACGCTGAAGGTCTAGCCGGCCTCACAGCGCCGGCGTCAACTTGAAGACGTGGGGCGCCGGCAGGCGCAGGGCGTTGATCTGCTTTTCCTTCTCGGCGATGGCCTGGTCCGCCTGAGCCAACTTTTCCCGGGCATCGGCCGGGATGTCCGCCTCGTTGAGAGACGCCGGCAGATTGGGCACCAGCGTCCTCCGCCACCGGTCGAAGAACAGGTTATTCTTTTCCACGACCGCGCGCAGCAGTTGGGCCCCCTGCGCCGTGATGGGACCCGCCTGAAGCGTCAGGTTGACCCCGCGGGCCAGGTCCTCCTTCGTGAACGTTCCCACCTTCTGATCGTCAATCGCGAGGTCGTATTGGGCCGCCTTCAGGCCGGTGACTTTCAGGTCGTACAGGCTGAGGTCCGCCAGGGGCGTGAACCCCGGCACCTTGAGCACGAGCGCGGCCTCCAGCTGAATCGGCCAGGGAAGGCAGTCGTCGGCCCGCCGGAACGCAAGCACCCCTTCGCCGGCGCCGTCGAGGATTTCCGCGGCGCAACCCTGGGCCGCCTTGACCTTCGCGGCGGCTGCGTTAATCTCCAGGTGGCTGACGAGGGCCGGCGCCCCGAGGCCCTTCAGGATCGCAGCCGCCATGACCAGGTGGCCGGCCCAATTCGGGTGGACGCCGTCCGGCACGAGGCGCGGGTTCCCCGCGGCCCCCAGCACTCCGGCCTTGCGGCCGTCCTCGATGACGCGCACGAAGGGGCTGAACTGGTCCACGAAGAGGACGCTCTCCTTGGCGGCGACGCCTTGGAGCCCCCGCGAGTACTTGGCGAGTTTGTTGTTGTAACCGCTGCCGGCGGGTTGGCCGGCCTCGTAGCGCTCCTCGGGGCTGGGCGTGAGGAGGGCCACCCGCACACCGGTTTCCTTCAGTCCGTGGGCCAGTTGCGTGGAGTAGTTGATGTACTTCGCATAGTTGCCGCCGCGCGCGTCGTTCATTCCGAAATCAATCGTGATGGCTTTCGGGTGGAGCGGCAGGATGTCGCGCCGTACCCCCGCCTCGAAGTCGCGGCGCCGACTCAGCCACACGGTGTCGCCGCCCCAGCCGATGTTCCGGAACGTCACCGTCCACTTCGGGAACCGCGTCAGGACGTAGGTTTCAATGTACGTGGTGTACATCCGCTGCTCGGTGATGCTGTCGCCCAGAAAGACGATGGGCGAGTCGCCGTCATGGAAGAAGAACTTCCCCGCCTGCGCGGCTGCCGCGCCGCTCGGCACGGGCGCCGCCAGCGCCGCCAGTGCCAGCCCCAGAAAGGCCGCGGCTGCCAGGAACAGGGCGAAGCCCCTCAGACGCCCCGCCGACACCCCTTGTGCGGCACGCGCTTGGGTTGGCCGGTGACCCATGGATGCTCTCCTTTTCGGCCCCCGTTCGGGCCGTCCTTCCTACCATAAAGGGCATCGGCCGGCAACGTCTTGCCGCGCGGGCCGAATCCCAGGGTGTGATTGGATTTTCTGTCAGCCCCGGAAGCCCCGACCCAAGGTCCCTTCGGGAAGGGGTCCCTTCGGGAGGGCGCCTGACGGGTAGCCACGGGCGTCCCGGCGCGCCGGGATGGACCCCGGCACCCCACGTCCCCTTCCTTTAACCCCTCAGGGGCGCCCGCCTGGGCGGGCGCCCCTGAGGGGATTAAAAGTCGTGGTACGAAAAATAATTCAACAGTTTTTCGGCTTGTTCAAGCAGCGGCTTGTTCCAATCCCCCCAATAGGTGCAGCCCACCAACCGGACGGATGAATCCACATTCTTCACCGCCTCCGCGAACACCTTGGTCTGGCGGGCGCAGTTGGCAGCATCCTTCATGCCCCCTCTGCCAAAAAAGTAGAGCTCGTTCCCCAAGAACCAGATCTTCACTCCATACGGTTCCCGATGTCCGCGCTCAGCCCGGATCTTGCCCCATTTCGTTTCCGGACCGCCGTTGCAGTATTCAACCCAGGCCGCCGCTGCGGCTCTCTATGCCTTCTTGATGCTCAGTTGGCGCTTCCGGCAGAGACCGTCGAGCATCATGGTGATGATCGTGCATGTCATGCCGAGATATTCTACCCCCAACTTTTTTCCTGATGCTGAATCGTAGCGTTCGCTGATGCCGTTCCTGATAGCGTTGTCAACCGTTTTGTCAGCAATGGCTGCGGCGAGATCCTGGTATCCGTAAGCCTTCAGGCCGCTGGCGATCTGGTAGTTGGTTGCGGGCCAGACGTCTCCGCGCCAGAACCCGTCGGATCTCCAGCGATTGTCCTTTCGATCAACGGTTGGCACGGGAAGCGGCGTATTCCAGTTCGGTGTCTGCAGGGTTTCTGCCATCCGTTTTGCCATGGCTTCGGTTGGAACACCCGCCGTCAGCGGAATCCAGCTTCCAATAGTCGCCACAGGAATCTTCTCCAGCGTGTCCCGGTTGACAGAGAGAAAAGTGCCGGCTTCCTGGTCCCACAGGTGCTTGCGCATAACCTCGACGGCCTTGTCGATTCTGGCCTTGCGACGTGCGGCCATTTCCATGTTGCCCATAATCTCCGCCAGCCGCATCAAGCTTCTCTCCGCCAGAATAAGGTAGGATGTGTTTCCGGTCACGCAGATATCTCCGTACCAGGCTCCTTCCTTCTCGCCCTTGCGCGTCGGATGAGGCGTCATCTTCAGCCCGTCCATATTGCATTCGTGATCAAACGTTTCCCATCGCGCGTGCTGGGTTACACCGCTGTAGGCCCCGACGGCAACTAGCCCGATGTTCGTAACGTCCCGTTCGCGCCAGTACCACTCGTGGAACCGCTCCACCGGCTCGAGACACTGCTTGACGAGTTCCTTGTCCCCTCGGCGCTGATAGACCCGCTCCACGCCCCAAGCGAGAATCGGAATCTGGGAATACGCCGGGAATTTGAGCCAATTTGTTCTGCCGGGCTCGATCATGCAGGGGATCATGTCGTGGGCATAATCGGGCATTTCCCTGTTCCAGCGCACCTGGAAATCCCAGTAGTTCTGGAAGACATCCCGGATCACCTTTTCTTTACCCGGCAAAATGCTCAGCAGATCGACCACAAACATCGTGTCCCAGATCCACTGGCCCCGGTAGCCTCCGCCTGGGCTTATCCAGTTATGCTTCAAGGGTTCTTCCGCCGGGAATATCTTTCCCAGGATACATTTTCGGAAGACTTCCTCCGCAAGCTGAATCACAGCGGGATCGGGCGAATCGAACAGGTCGCCCAGGAGTTTGTCGGGTTCAGCGGCGAGCAACCCGGCAAAAGAGGGGCGCAGGAGGTTTGCAAGCCCTGCTGTGGCCGTCCCGAGAAACGTCCGTCGGTTCAAGTTCATATGTTATACCGCCAACTTGTTGAGGTTGATTCCCGAAGCCAAGATCTCGAAGTTCTCGTTCCCATTTTCGCCCTTTTCGTGGCACCCCTATCGCTCGGCGGCGGGGCTGACGGTGATGATCGCCACCGGTTCCGACTGGAGGCCCTGCGCTGTTGCGCTCAGGCGGATCTCGCCTGGTGTACGGGCCGCTTGGATCACCGCCAGGCACAGGCCGTGAAACGCCTTGTGCTTCGCGGCTGCTGCGGTGCGTCGGCCATTGGGTTTCTCCTTAGAGAAATGACCCCGCCGCTGCGGCCGGCAACCACAACATCTTGCCCGGCCGAGCACGCATCCGACAAGAGCGAGTATACGAGCGTGGCCGGTCGGCGTCAACTGCTCTGAATCGTGCGAGAAAATCTTTGCGCGAGGCCGAAATCGCTAATCCGACGAGCGGCGCGCGCCGATACGTCTTGGTGGAGAGCATCGCCCCGGATCAGCCGATTCCCTCCCGCGCCCGGATTGCCGCAGCAAGGGGAACCGCCAGCATGTCTCGCCCGAAGCATTCCATCGCGTGGGCGTGCGCCGCCACGCTCCTGGCCGGCGTCGCCGTCATCGCCGCCGTCCGCGTCTTCTCGGCCTGGCGTGGAGGCCCGGCGCCGGCCGTCGCGGGCGACGGTCGCGGTATCATCGCCGCCACGGACTCGCCGTCGGATCCTGGGACCCTGGCGAACGGCCAGAGCCTCGCCTCCGCCGCCCGGCGCATCCGCCTCCTCCAGGAGGGTCTCAACGACACCCGCGGGCGTCTGGCCAAGGCCGAGAC is a genomic window containing:
- a CDS encoding DNA polymerase III subunit alpha, producing NLFAAIEFYQAAVAAGIKPILGYEAYVAPGRRQDRETLPGSQDAGHHLVLLAADERGYRNLLRLATTAYLDGFYYRPRIDKQVLAEHAEGLIGLSACLHGEVPRRLLAGDEDGARRAVAQYREILGPENFYLEVQDHAIEDERRARPMLVGLAREMGVSLVATNDVHYLSVDDTRAHDVLLCINTGKLLSDANRMRYREREFHLKTHDEMQSRFPDLPEALANTVEVAGRCNLGLPFGRHHAPVYPVPAGETPESMLRRLCEEGLERRYGKATKTIRDQLEHELAIIQAKGFSSYFLIVWDFVRYAHDRGIPCAARGSGVGCLVAYLLGLSSVDPLRYGLLFERFMDPSRNEMPDLDIDICQDGRQEVIRYVHEKYGQENVAQIITFGTMAARAAVRDVGRVLDMPLVEVDRIAKLIPAQLHMTLERALVQEPDLARLVESDAKVRDLMDIARRLEGLARHASVHAAGVVIADAPLVGYVPLCRVGDDVTTQWEMHAVGRAGLLKMDFLGLRTLSTIQRAADLVREHRGVEVDLERIGLEDAEVFGLFQRGETKGIFQFESAGMRDLLQKIRPDKLEDLIAANALYRPGPMIMIDSYLERKHGRVTYDYPHPVLKEVLGETYGIMAYQEQVMRMANRLGGIPLERAYKLIKAISKKDRDVIEAERDAFLAGARKHRLRPGVAEEIWQLITHFGGYGFNKSHSARYAQIAYQTAYLKVHYPVEFMAALLTYEMADTDKVAEYIDECRRMGIEVAPPDINESGADFTVVGDRLRFGLAAVKGIGERAVEAIEVARRQVGRFRSLFHFAEHVDPSAVNRAVADSLVKCGAFDSTGARRSQLAAVSDRALAAGAAAQEDRRRGQMNFFGQLAADPGPNGAGAPGHEEQALPDIPEWPEGQLLKYEKDVLGFYVSSHPLAEHEPVLRHFSTASTADLAQYSDGTEVVLGGMIGTVRPLFTKKGRNAGAKMAAFDFEDLAGKTSCIIFPQDYEKHQELVRKDSIVFIRGQVDRRREEPSVRVSQVFTLEEGQRALTQAVVIRLHEVGLDDALMENLRRPPGPDGQRLRPHAEGLAGLTAPAST
- a CDS encoding SGNH/GDSL hydrolase family protein; protein product: MGHRPTQARAAQGVSAGRLRGFALFLAAAAFLGLALAALAAPVPSGAAAAQAGKFFFHDGDSPIVFLGDSITEQRMYTTYIETYVLTRFPKWTVTFRNIGWGGDTVWLSRRRDFEAGVRRDILPLHPKAITIDFGMNDARGGNYAKYINYSTQLAHGLKETGVRVALLTPSPEERYEAGQPAGSGYNNKLAKYSRGLQGVAAKESVLFVDQFSPFVRVIEDGRKAGVLGAAGNPRLVPDGVHPNWAGHLVMAAAILKGLGAPALVSHLEINAAAAKVKAAQGCAAEILDGAGEGVLAFRRADDCLPWPIQLEAALVLKVPGFTPLADLSLYDLKVTGLKAAQYDLAIDDQKVGTFTKEDLARGVNLTLQAGPITAQGAQLLRAVVEKNNLFFDRWRRTLVPNLPASLNEADIPADAREKLAQADQAIAEKEKQINALRLPAPHVFKLTPAL
- a CDS encoding trehalase family glycosidase codes for the protein MNLNRRTFLGTATAGLANLLRPSFAGLLAAEPDKLLGDLFDSPDPAVIQLAEEVFRKCILGKIFPAEEPLKHNWISPGGGYRGQWIWDTMFVVDLLSILPGKEKVIRDVFQNYWDFQVRWNREMPDYAHDMIPCMIEPGRTNWLKFPAYSQIPILAWGVERVYQRRGDKELVKQCLEPVERFHEWYWRERDVTNIGLVAVGAYSGVTQHARWETFDHECNMDGLKMTPHPTRKGEKEGAWYGDICVTGNTSYLILAERSLMRLAEIMGNMEMAARRKARIDKAVEVMRKHLWDQEAGTFLSVNRDTLEKIPVATIGSWIPLTAGVPTEAMAKRMAETLQTPNWNTPLPVPTVDRKDNRWRSDGFWRGDVWPATNYQIASGLKAYGYQDLAAAIADKTVDNAIRNGISERYDSASGKKLGVEYLGMTCTIITMMLDGLCRKRQLSIKKA